A DNA window from Acidobacteriota bacterium contains the following coding sequences:
- a CDS encoding PAS domain-containing protein has protein sequence MSLRFKFLLYLIIAHMLFAVIGARVFSKYGLWVFAVEGVFVISLVIGLRLVGELFNTLNLIRSGAQFIKERDFTTKIREVGQPELDQLVAVYNRMIDSLREERLRLQENNYFLEKVLSASPSGILTLDFDNRISMVNPAAERLLQAEKSTLVGLSLEAVDSSFARELGELKPGEARVIPYLGRRKVKCHKSEFIDRGFPRHFILMEELTEELRQTEKAAYEKLIRLMSHEVNNTIGAANSLLHSCLNYQDQLRPDDQKDYGMALQVVIDRTDQLNAFMRSFADVVRLSPPKRELCEVKVLLETVARLLKAECDRRGIVVKCEIEDQPDRVSLDRGQIEQVLVNLMKNAVEAIGETGQITIRTGYNLGRPFVTIEDTGAGFPPEVKANLFSPFFSTKEHGQGIGLTLVQEILDNHGFDFALESEPGSPTRFTIFLSPKAL, from the coding sequence ATGTCCCTTAGATTCAAATTTCTCCTCTATCTCATCATTGCGCATATGTTGTTTGCGGTGATTGGTGCGCGAGTTTTTTCAAAATATGGGTTATGGGTTTTTGCCGTGGAAGGGGTGTTTGTGATTTCCCTGGTGATTGGGCTGCGGCTGGTGGGAGAGTTATTCAACACCCTGAATTTGATTAGATCGGGTGCGCAATTCATTAAAGAACGAGACTTTACGACCAAAATTCGGGAGGTTGGACAGCCTGAACTCGATCAACTGGTGGCGGTCTATAACCGGATGATTGACTCGCTCAGGGAAGAGCGATTGCGGCTTCAGGAAAATAACTACTTTTTGGAAAAGGTGTTGTCGGCATCGCCTTCCGGGATTTTGACCCTCGACTTTGACAACCGGATCTCAATGGTCAATCCCGCCGCCGAGCGATTGTTGCAAGCCGAGAAATCAACCCTGGTTGGGCTGTCTCTGGAGGCAGTTGATTCGAGTTTTGCCAGAGAGCTTGGGGAATTGAAACCCGGAGAGGCACGTGTCATCCCCTATCTTGGCCGCCGAAAAGTGAAATGTCACAAGTCAGAGTTTATTGATCGAGGATTCCCGCGCCATTTCATTCTCATGGAGGAACTGACCGAAGAACTTCGTCAGACGGAAAAAGCCGCCTACGAAAAACTGATTCGGTTAATGAGCCATGAAGTCAATAACACGATTGGCGCGGCAAATTCGCTCCTCCATTCCTGTTTGAACTATCAAGATCAGCTCCGACCCGATGACCAGAAAGATTATGGAATGGCGCTCCAGGTGGTCATTGACCGAACCGATCAACTCAATGCTTTTATGCGGAGTTTTGCCGATGTGGTGCGGCTCTCACCACCAAAACGTGAATTGTGCGAAGTAAAAGTATTGTTGGAAACTGTCGCCCGGCTTCTCAAAGCCGAGTGCGACAGGCGCGGAATCGTGGTGAAATGTGAAATCGAAGATCAACCGGATCGGGTCAGCCTGGATCGTGGGCAAATCGAACAGGTACTGGTCAACCTGATGAAAAATGCAGTTGAGGCAATAGGGGAAACCGGTCAGATTACGATTCGAACAGGCTACAACCTGGGTCGTCCGTTTGTGACGATTGAAGATACCGGCGCCGGATTTCCTCCCGAAGTGAAAGCCAATTTGTTTTCACCGTTTTTCAGCACGAAAGAGCATGGGCAGGGAATTGGACTCACGCTGGTTCAGGAAATTCTCGACAACCACGGGTTTGATTTTGCATTGGAAAGTGAACCGGGCAGTCCAACCCGATTCACTATTTTTCTGAGCCCGAAAGCACTTTAG
- a CDS encoding pentapeptide repeat-containing protein, whose amino-acid sequence MAAKDAPPQSGHAQPMRANLQGARLHRASFIGANLSGSNLSHADLTEARLMKANLSSTNLAGTNLTRADLSEAQFHAAILSQVQLTDANLSHTNFDEANLSGADLAGAKCPTAIFNRAQMGKIKASGANFDQAQFAGTVLDQADLQGARLTQANLTQASLEGADCQQANLSGAKLDGAALAYAQFNQANLSQTSLVGANLHKANLSEANFEGALLTQARLDETNLTQATLTQATLDGASANQSMLSGANLTGVKATGASLVEAILEGANLTGATFSEANLSKANLKDVNLTGATLARTNLTGADLTRVILANARLHSANLSQANLQQVQAAGVDLSEGILNEAQAAGSVFDRAIMINVQAAKINLQGSSLQQANLEKVNFSQAQLGQANLDGANLNQANLEKAQAPNIHCTSAKMTDMVATGADFSGGNFEGADLSGAELAEINAQNAWMAEAQLICANLAGANLQNVNFAGADLSGCSLVGANLAGANLSGASLEKADLTDSSLENAILAGANLEDANLSGADMNGADFFGGDATWEPPPPPPAPPVAEIPPPMELQPDVETAPTLSGQEPVIQAVVVEEAPLDLEPPSLEEMEVQAVEPATRDMHAEIKPAEHTEPNTIDIETKVTQEVEGVEIAIDSTSPVVPEATEISLESGFQPSETEPPQPLTESAETVEVRLVEPAEIDLGAEFQPNPQPVEAPSPTKTIPLKGATNVLGSSQEIDEEDMIEAQFERIQMKTTPKISGANRKFTQVDMDPAEAKKIAGDLIRVLFQSNRGPILEGLRRGTFSDAIKAEISKAKKEYEKRVPRASRQDFFKQELEEQLRHMKESSR is encoded by the coding sequence ATGGCGGCCAAAGACGCCCCCCCTCAATCCGGACATGCGCAGCCAATGCGTGCCAACCTGCAAGGTGCTCGCTTGCACCGGGCCAGTTTTATCGGCGCTAACCTCTCTGGAAGCAACCTGAGTCACGCTGATCTGACCGAAGCCAGGCTCATGAAAGCCAACCTGTCATCAACCAATCTGGCTGGAACGAATCTCACCCGGGCTGACCTTTCTGAAGCCCAATTTCATGCGGCGATTCTCTCTCAGGTTCAACTGACTGATGCGAATTTAAGTCATACCAATTTTGACGAAGCGAATCTTTCTGGAGCCGACTTGGCTGGGGCCAAATGTCCAACAGCCATTTTTAACCGGGCACAAATGGGAAAGATCAAGGCCAGTGGCGCCAATTTTGATCAGGCCCAGTTTGCCGGTACAGTCCTTGATCAGGCTGATTTGCAAGGGGCGAGGCTGACCCAGGCCAACCTGACCCAGGCATCGCTGGAAGGCGCCGATTGTCAACAGGCCAATTTGTCCGGAGCAAAGCTGGACGGGGCCGCGCTCGCCTATGCTCAGTTCAATCAAGCCAACCTGAGCCAGACCTCGTTGGTGGGTGCCAATTTGCACAAAGCCAACCTGTCTGAAGCCAATTTCGAAGGCGCTTTGCTCACTCAGGCACGGTTGGATGAAACAAATTTGACCCAGGCCACGCTGACCCAGGCGACGCTGGATGGCGCCAGTGCCAATCAGTCAATGTTGTCTGGCGCCAACCTGACCGGGGTTAAAGCGACTGGCGCTTCGCTGGTTGAAGCCATCTTGGAAGGCGCCAACCTGACTGGGGCCACCTTTTCTGAAGCGAACCTTTCAAAGGCGAATCTCAAAGACGTGAATTTGACGGGTGCCACTCTGGCACGAACCAACTTGACCGGAGCTGATCTGACGCGTGTCATTTTAGCCAATGCCCGGTTGCATTCCGCCAATCTGTCACAGGCCAATTTGCAACAGGTTCAGGCCGCTGGGGTTGATTTATCCGAGGGGATCCTCAATGAAGCCCAGGCCGCAGGGTCAGTTTTTGACCGTGCGATCATGATCAATGTGCAGGCGGCCAAAATCAATTTACAGGGCAGTTCACTCCAGCAAGCAAACCTGGAAAAAGTCAATTTTTCACAGGCCCAACTCGGCCAGGCCAATCTGGACGGTGCCAATCTCAATCAAGCCAATTTGGAAAAGGCACAGGCGCCAAATATTCACTGCACAAGCGCGAAAATGACGGATATGGTGGCCACCGGAGCTGATTTCAGCGGCGGCAATTTTGAAGGTGCCGACCTGTCAGGTGCTGAATTAGCTGAAATCAACGCTCAAAATGCCTGGATGGCCGAAGCGCAACTCATTTGTGCCAATCTGGCAGGTGCGAACCTGCAAAATGTGAACTTTGCCGGTGCCGATCTTTCTGGGTGTAGCTTGGTCGGTGCCAATCTGGCGGGTGCGAATTTATCGGGTGCTTCGTTGGAGAAAGCCGATTTAACTGATTCAAGTTTGGAAAATGCCATTTTGGCCGGAGCCAACCTGGAAGACGCCAATCTGTCTGGGGCCGATATGAACGGGGCTGATTTCTTTGGCGGGGACGCCACCTGGGAACCGCCACCTCCGCCACCGGCCCCACCGGTTGCTGAAATTCCACCTCCGATGGAGCTTCAGCCTGATGTCGAGACGGCTCCAACTTTAAGTGGTCAAGAACCGGTCATCCAGGCGGTTGTCGTCGAAGAGGCCCCACTTGATCTTGAACCACCCTCCCTTGAAGAAATGGAGGTTCAGGCTGTTGAGCCTGCCACTCGGGACATGCACGCTGAAATAAAGCCCGCGGAGCATACCGAACCCAACACCATTGATATTGAGACCAAGGTGACTCAGGAAGTTGAAGGGGTTGAAATTGCCATTGACTCGACTTCACCAGTGGTGCCCGAAGCGACTGAAATTTCTTTGGAAAGCGGATTCCAGCCATCAGAAACCGAACCGCCCCAACCATTGACCGAATCAGCCGAAACGGTTGAGGTGCGGCTGGTCGAACCAGCGGAAATTGACCTTGGTGCTGAGTTCCAACCCAATCCGCAACCAGTTGAAGCTCCTTCCCCAACCAAGACAATTCCGCTCAAAGGCGCCACCAATGTCCTGGGCAGCAGCCAGGAAATTGATGAGGAAGACATGATTGAGGCGCAATTTGAGCGGATTCAAATGAAAACCACCCCGAAGATCTCCGGCGCCAACCGAAAATTTACCCAGGTTGACATGGATCCGGCGGAGGCAAAGAAGATTGCGGGTGATTTAATCCGAGTCCTGTTCCAGTCAAACCGTGGGCCAATTCTCGAAGGGCTGCGGCGAGGGACATTTAGCGACGCCATCAAAGCCGAAATCAGCAAAGCGAAAAAGGAGTATGAAAAGCGCGTTCCGCGTGCCTCTCGTCAGGACTTCTTTAAACAGGAATTGGAAGAACAACTCCGACACATGAAGGAATCTTCGAGATGA
- a CDS encoding VWA domain-containing protein, with the protein MPHDLRLSVANENRSRRHPAWLFGVACLVALSIAVACTTTSSSQSELVVFVVENSAQLRGSASREGFQANLKTCLDTFPKNRFESHLILFGSYAERIAPATLTQLTGKSHHVDCTAGLGMAVQAVKGQPQRSKRVILVTSGKQNVNTDEWMTLTQAGMDQVSPKPTSQTQVPEIARQFAVELCRQLHCPLYIVAIGPNQESDWLRELAQAANGKIAASGILELVVSRVPFRSHLFQQYLYSVDGLTTPKQTKQVQGYFKQLAQPISSAPDIGLGAFGGTVALLVLVHSLRKFPGPGDLEYFEVIEGTPMYLATGIENTMALQNSQMTNLATSVQVCRGAEMASLGVVYRTRSVHVLGYLQCSDYDQLPGLTKQLVLLDPRRIGEGLYTAAKGHPEDPDTMKAVNLRLACKSPDIDRIQQTLQLVNQTGVAPGEDLVYTKLCLAFHQELAEALGPRQTLFWILPQTGEETEAKIGDQIYIGPLQLTLEDIINLEEGYPLKAAITLKYHRPASGINPKRWLPVRLQAALRLRGARRHVLHKFTET; encoded by the coding sequence ATGCCCCACGACTTGCGGCTTTCCGTCGCCAACGAAAACAGGTCGCGCCGCCATCCTGCCTGGTTGTTTGGGGTTGCCTGTCTGGTTGCTCTTTCGATTGCCGTCGCCTGTACGACCACGTCGTCATCCCAATCAGAACTGGTTGTCTTTGTGGTTGAAAATTCGGCTCAATTGCGGGGCAGCGCCAGTCGGGAAGGATTTCAAGCCAATCTCAAAACCTGTCTTGATACCTTTCCAAAAAATCGGTTTGAGTCACACTTGATACTCTTTGGCAGTTACGCTGAACGAATTGCCCCGGCAACGCTCACCCAACTGACTGGCAAATCTCACCATGTGGATTGTACCGCCGGGTTGGGAATGGCAGTCCAAGCCGTGAAAGGGCAGCCTCAGCGGTCAAAACGGGTTATTCTGGTAACTTCTGGAAAACAAAATGTAAACACCGATGAATGGATGACCCTGACCCAGGCTGGAATGGATCAGGTTTCCCCCAAACCTACCTCTCAAACCCAGGTTCCCGAAATCGCCCGCCAATTTGCAGTTGAGTTATGTCGCCAGTTACATTGCCCGCTTTACATCGTTGCGATTGGTCCGAATCAGGAGTCAGATTGGCTGCGTGAACTGGCCCAGGCCGCCAACGGAAAAATTGCCGCTTCTGGCATTTTGGAGCTGGTGGTCAGTCGCGTTCCATTTCGCAGCCACCTGTTTCAGCAATACCTGTATTCGGTTGACGGACTAACCACTCCGAAACAAACCAAACAGGTCCAGGGATATTTCAAGCAACTGGCGCAACCCATATCTTCCGCACCAGACATTGGGCTTGGGGCCTTTGGGGGAACCGTGGCCTTGTTGGTTCTGGTTCACTCACTTCGAAAATTTCCAGGACCCGGTGATCTTGAATATTTTGAAGTGATTGAAGGGACACCGATGTATCTGGCAACAGGCATTGAAAACACCATGGCCCTCCAAAATAGCCAGATGACCAATCTGGCTACCTCGGTTCAGGTGTGTCGTGGCGCTGAAATGGCTTCGCTGGGCGTTGTCTATCGAACTCGAAGTGTGCACGTGCTTGGGTATTTGCAGTGTAGCGATTATGATCAGTTGCCTGGGCTGACCAAACAACTGGTTTTGCTGGATCCACGCCGGATCGGAGAAGGATTGTACACGGCGGCCAAAGGTCACCCTGAAGATCCAGACACCATGAAAGCCGTGAATTTGAGATTGGCTTGCAAATCACCAGATATTGACCGAATTCAACAAACGCTTCAGCTTGTAAACCAAACTGGTGTGGCGCCGGGTGAGGATCTGGTGTACACCAAACTGTGTCTGGCATTTCACCAGGAACTTGCCGAAGCTTTAGGGCCTCGGCAAACGCTCTTTTGGATCCTTCCGCAGACTGGGGAGGAAACCGAGGCAAAAATTGGTGATCAAATTTATATTGGGCCGTTGCAATTAACTCTGGAAGACATCATCAATCTTGAGGAAGGGTATCCGCTCAAAGCTGCTATTACGTTGAAGTACCATCGCCCCGCGTCTGGGATCAATCCAAAGCGCTGGTTGCCGGTTCGACTCCAGGCCGCTTTACGGCTCCGCGGAGCACGCCGCCATGTCTTACACAAGTTTACTGAAACGTGA
- a CDS encoding branched-chain amino acid transaminase: protein MAPEITEKIWHNGVFINWEDARIHVMSHVIHYGSSLFEGIRCYHTPKGPQIFRLSEHIRRLFDSCRIYRMDIPHSQQELINVCTDIVRVNHMEECYVRPIVFRGYGTFGVNPFPAPVETYIACWPWGPYLGSDALEEGVDVCTSTWSRMSPNTLPTTAKAGANYMNSQLVKMEAIVNKYAEGIALDRFGYVSEGSGENIFLVRDGVVHTPPSHASVLPGITRDAVMTLCQEMGIPLKERNISREELYIADEIFLTGTACEITPIRSIDRINVNNGQRGNITAKLQERFFGIFNGEYEDRYDWLTPVNK, encoded by the coding sequence ATGGCACCGGAAATAACTGAGAAAATTTGGCATAATGGCGTTTTTATAAATTGGGAAGATGCCCGCATTCACGTCATGTCACATGTGATTCATTACGGTTCTTCGTTGTTTGAAGGAATCCGGTGTTACCACACACCAAAAGGGCCACAAATTTTCCGACTTTCAGAGCACATCCGACGCTTGTTTGACTCCTGTCGAATCTATCGAATGGATATTCCGCATTCGCAACAGGAATTGATCAATGTGTGTACTGATATTGTACGGGTCAATCACATGGAGGAATGTTATGTCCGCCCGATTGTGTTTCGCGGATATGGCACCTTTGGGGTGAATCCGTTCCCCGCACCGGTTGAAACCTACATTGCCTGCTGGCCCTGGGGGCCCTATTTGGGATCAGATGCCCTGGAAGAAGGTGTTGACGTATGCACCTCGACCTGGTCGCGCATGTCCCCAAACACGCTGCCGACGACCGCCAAAGCCGGTGCCAATTACATGAACTCACAACTGGTCAAAATGGAGGCCATCGTCAATAAATATGCCGAAGGAATCGCACTTGATCGCTTTGGCTATGTGAGTGAAGGCAGTGGGGAGAATATCTTCCTGGTGCGGGATGGTGTGGTCCATACCCCGCCTTCGCATGCTTCAGTGTTGCCAGGCATTACCCGTGACGCCGTCATGACGCTTTGCCAGGAAATGGGCATTCCCCTCAAGGAACGCAATATTTCACGTGAAGAACTCTATATCGCCGATGAAATTTTCCTGACTGGGACCGCTTGTGAAATTACTCCAATCCGAAGCATAGACCGCATCAATGTCAATAATGGGCAGCGTGGGAACATCACCGCCAAATTACAGGAACGGTTCTTCGGCATTTTTAACGGAGAATATGAAGACCGGTACGACTGGCTGACCCCGGTCAACAAATGA
- a CDS encoding uracil-DNA glycosylase: protein MDSLPVLRSEIENCRQCPRLVAWREQVAAEKVARFRHQTYWGKPVPGFGDPQARLVVVGLAPAAHGGNRTGRVFTGDKSGDWLYRALHKAGFANQATSTDARDGLILTDCYIGVVVRCAPPDNKPTPLETETCRTFLARELKLLESTQVILALGKFAFDNVVKILKSQGLTVPQPVPHFGHNRGYHLGTKDQPLFLIGSYHPSQRNTSTGFLTEPMFDEVFSTIRSHLGDTVTQ, encoded by the coding sequence ATGGATTCGTTACCTGTTTTGAGGTCTGAAATAGAAAACTGTCGCCAGTGTCCGCGGTTGGTTGCGTGGCGGGAACAGGTGGCGGCTGAAAAGGTGGCCCGGTTCCGCCACCAAACCTATTGGGGAAAGCCCGTGCCGGGGTTTGGCGATCCACAGGCTCGATTGGTCGTGGTTGGATTGGCGCCCGCCGCGCATGGTGGAAACCGGACTGGACGAGTCTTTACCGGTGACAAAAGCGGAGACTGGTTGTATCGGGCACTCCATAAAGCCGGGTTTGCCAATCAAGCGACGTCAACCGATGCCAGGGATGGGTTAATCCTCACTGATTGCTATATCGGAGTCGTCGTCCGATGTGCACCGCCCGATAACAAACCCACACCTCTTGAAACCGAAACCTGCCGAACATTTCTTGCGCGTGAGCTAAAGCTGCTTGAATCAACCCAGGTGATTCTGGCACTTGGGAAATTTGCCTTTGACAATGTAGTGAAAATCTTGAAATCCCAGGGGCTCACCGTCCCCCAACCTGTCCCCCACTTTGGACACAATCGGGGGTATCATCTGGGAACAAAAGACCAGCCCCTGTTCCTGATTGGGTCGTACCACCCAAGTCAGCGTAATACTTCAACCGGATTTTTGACCGAACCGATGTTTGATGAAGTCTTTTCCACGATCAGAAGCCATCTTGGCGACACGGTGACACAATGA
- a CDS encoding ankyrin repeat domain-containing protein, which produces MTRLVLITVLVLGTLFLGMPSMTAQTIQDPPTSIVRPDPLIEAIRTNETGTLGELIRNGAVLNPQAIDRTAPLNVAIRFSSLETVEMLVNAGARIDIRWVLPRSEVSYQQMTPLRWSIVSGRYELVQYFLSKGCDPNEVYENQLTPLHVAAERSPEMIELLLKANADVTRLDIQGRTALSVYAANSMDNPKGIELLLDAGADINHRDATRMTPLGWASILLHNQKADLLVARGGKE; this is translated from the coding sequence ATGACTCGCCTTGTTTTGATAACTGTTCTGGTACTTGGTACGCTTTTTTTGGGTATGCCGTCCATGACGGCGCAAACCATACAAGACCCCCCAACGTCGATTGTACGTCCGGATCCATTGATTGAAGCGATTCGCACCAATGAAACTGGTACGTTAGGCGAATTGATCCGCAATGGTGCGGTGCTCAACCCACAGGCTATTGACCGGACGGCGCCACTCAACGTGGCCATTCGATTTTCATCGCTCGAAACCGTGGAAATGCTCGTCAATGCCGGCGCTCGGATTGATATCCGATGGGTCTTACCGCGCTCTGAAGTTTCCTATCAACAGATGACACCGCTCCGGTGGTCAATCGTCAGTGGCCGGTATGAACTCGTGCAGTACTTTCTCAGCAAAGGCTGTGATCCAAATGAAGTCTATGAAAACCAGTTGACGCCGCTGCATGTTGCCGCTGAACGCTCTCCGGAAATGATCGAACTGCTGCTTAAAGCCAACGCTGATGTCACGCGACTGGACATCCAGGGACGAACCGCGCTTTCGGTGTACGCCGCCAATTCGATGGATAATCCCAAAGGCATTGAATTGCTGCTTGATGCCGGGGCGGACATCAACCATCGCGACGCCACCCGGATGACACCACTGGGGTGGGCAAGCATCCTGCTCCACAACCAGAAAGCTGATCTGCTGGTTGCCCGCGGCGGCAAGGAATAA
- a CDS encoding GAF domain-containing sensor histidine kinase yields MGTSVHPEYEQERLKALRRFDILDTPPDGAFDRITALAARLFHVPISIVSLVDHDRIWFKSRQGLDVQEVNRDLGLCASAILSKEVYSITNAIEDPRSLANPLVAGSMGFRFYAAAPLRTNDGYNLGTLCVIDGKPRHISEPEKMLLQELAEVVMDQMELRLNARRQAVEEERRRYSELERLYQKEQEVLKQLQHLDHLKTNFMLVTSHEMRTPLTVLSGYTEMLSEGLLGELEPIQKKALDSCHRMVERLNLNFNKILEMVKLSEGRLPLNVREVDISGILSQGLLELEPFIERRNLSVVKEIPALSLAVVDPEKIHLVFLNLFQNAIKYTPDGGTITVRLELAADGYQVAITDTGVGIHPSELNQIFELFYTTDDLSTHQSGTFEFLTHGTGLGLAIAKKHIEAHGGRIWAESNGPGQGSCFNVWFPGLLKN; encoded by the coding sequence ATGGGCACAAGTGTTCATCCTGAGTATGAGCAAGAACGACTCAAAGCGCTTCGTCGCTTTGATATTCTTGATACCCCGCCAGACGGTGCCTTTGACCGGATCACGGCATTGGCGGCACGTTTGTTTCATGTTCCAATTTCAATTGTGAGTTTGGTTGACCATGACCGGATCTGGTTTAAATCCCGGCAGGGACTCGATGTCCAGGAAGTGAACCGCGATTTGGGGTTGTGTGCCTCGGCCATTCTTTCCAAAGAGGTATATTCGATCACCAACGCGATTGAAGATCCCCGCTCGCTGGCCAACCCCCTTGTGGCTGGATCCATGGGATTCCGGTTTTATGCGGCAGCACCGTTGCGAACCAATGATGGCTACAATTTAGGCACCCTGTGCGTGATTGACGGTAAACCACGTCATATTTCGGAACCTGAAAAAATGCTCCTGCAGGAACTGGCTGAAGTCGTCATGGATCAAATGGAGTTGCGGCTCAATGCCCGCCGGCAGGCGGTTGAAGAGGAACGTCGCCGATATAGCGAACTGGAACGCCTCTATCAGAAAGAACAGGAGGTGCTCAAACAACTCCAGCACCTCGATCACCTCAAAACGAATTTTATGCTGGTCACCTCGCATGAAATGCGAACCCCGCTGACAGTTTTGAGTGGCTATACTGAAATGCTCTCGGAAGGGTTACTCGGAGAATTGGAACCGATTCAGAAAAAAGCCCTGGATTCCTGTCATCGAATGGTTGAGCGACTCAACCTGAATTTCAACAAAATTCTTGAGATGGTAAAACTCTCAGAAGGCAGACTGCCGCTCAATGTTCGAGAAGTTGACATTTCTGGGATTCTCAGCCAGGGGCTTCTGGAGCTTGAACCGTTTATTGAACGTCGCAACCTGAGCGTAGTCAAGGAGATCCCTGCTCTGAGCCTCGCCGTAGTTGATCCAGAAAAGATCCACCTTGTCTTTCTCAATTTGTTCCAGAACGCCATTAAATACACCCCTGATGGCGGCACCATCACGGTACGGCTTGAACTCGCGGCAGATGGATATCAGGTTGCAATTACAGATACCGGAGTTGGAATCCACCCCTCAGAACTAAACCAGATTTTTGAGTTATTTTATACCACTGATGACCTGTCCACCCATCAATCCGGGACTTTTGAATTCCTGACCCATGGCACCGGGCTTGGCCTGGCAATTGCCAAAAAGCATATTGAAGCCCACGGCGGACGCATCTGGGCTGAATCAAATGGACCCGGTCAGGGAAGTTGTTTCAACGTCTGGTTCCCCGGCCTGCTCAAAAACTAA